The window ACGAGGCTGTTGGCCATGACGTCGAGGGTCATCGCCAACTGCCGGGAGTTGACCGTCTCCTGGTCCTGCGGCCTCTCCTGCGAGGGCACGAACGGCAGCAGCGTGCCGAACGCCAGCGAGTGCAGCAGGATGCGGACGCCCTTGTCGCCGGCGAGTTCGACGGCCTGGCCGACCACCTCCCTGCGGGTGCTCGCGCTCGCCGCGTTGAGGTTGAAGAAGTGCGCGGACACTCCGGTGTCCCGGAGTTCGTCGGCGAACTTGGCGGCGGCCTCCGCACCGTCGGCGGTGTCGAAGTGCACACCGATGACGTTGCCGCCGCGTTCGGCGAGCGCCCTGGCGACGGCCCGGCCGAAACCGCTGGAGACGCCCAGGACGAGGGACCAGGACCCCTGGATTTCTGTGATCATTATCGGCTCCCGTTCTGCTGGGGGTGGATGAGGGGGACGTGCGCGGAGGCGTCCAGCCGGGCGAACGCCACGTTGCCCTCCGCCGCGGCCGTCACGACGATCCTGCTGTGGCCGTCCCGGGCGGCGAGTGCGGCCGCGAGGTGGCGCAGCGGGGTGAGTGCTCCGGCGCCGGCCGGTGAGACCGTGAGGTCCGCACACCGGTGGCCGAGCCAGGCCTTGACGGCCTCGCCGACGGGCGAGTCGTCGACGACCGCGTCGACCCGTAAGGGCCTGTCCGCGTCGTCGGTCAGGGCGCGCCAGGCGTTCTCCAGCGCGCGGCAGGA is drawn from Streptomyces sp. NBC_01717 and contains these coding sequences:
- a CDS encoding SDR family oxidoreductase, coding for MITEIQGSWSLVLGVSSGFGRAVARALAERGGNVIGVHFDTADGAEAAAKFADELRDTGVSAHFFNLNAASASTRREVVGQAVELAGDKGVRILLHSLAFGTLLPFVPSQERPQDQETVNSRQLAMTLDVMANSLVYWTQDLLAAGLLRRGAKIYGMTSAGSTQVLDSYGPVSAAKAALEAHLRQLAAELAPRGIAANALRAGTTLTPALEKIPHSAAYAEVCRARNPHKRLTEPEDVAEAIVLLSMSDSSWLTGNVIGIDGGEILTA